One Coffea eugenioides isolate CCC68of chromosome 2, Ceug_1.0, whole genome shotgun sequence genomic window, TTTCATACAATGTGTTTCTCCCTCAGCATTCTCCATCACCACATCCAGATcattactttttcttttcccttgatATTTCTGACCATCCAAATTAATGCAAATTTCCTTTAGAGGCTGTCTTCTTTCACTTGGGGACCTCAAAGGCTTTTGAATCCTTCTGTTTTGCTTTGTTATTACCTCTTTCTTCCTAGCAGTACAGTCATCATCCACCTGCATTAACACTGTTTCAGTGGTTCCCTCCCCAGAACCAGATTGTCAGCATTCTAATCCGTGTTCTCTATCTGTATATTCTCCTTTCCACTATCTTCAATCATCATTGCCTCTCTAGCCTGTTCCTTCCCATATTTCACTTTCTCAGGTCTACCTACTCCTCCTCAAGATGTAGTTTTGAGGATTCTGATTCCTCAACTCTCTCCATACTTGGTAAGGTTGTGATAGATGTATTTGTTTCGGGCAGGACCTCTCTCTGGTAAGTTGACTAATCCAACTACTGTCTTACTTCCATTTCCTGTTCTCTATCCCTCTTTAGCTCCTCCACCAAACCACTAGTGCCAATACTGCACTTACCTTTGGTCTAAGTATCCTCTCTCTCCTTCTCCACCCAATCTCCATTCTGGAAACTCCAGTGATGCCTTTGGGGGTTGTATATAATACTTGTATGTTTTTTCTGAGGAGACATCTTTCCATTCCCATTCCCAGCCCTAATCCAATTCCCGTATTAGTTATCCTTTTTTCCTTCCCTCACACTCATAGCCTTATCACAAGACCTCTCACTGTGTCCTATTCTACCACAGTTATAACAGAAATTCGGCCATTTTTCATACTTAAAGCTTGCCCATTTTGCTATCCCTGCCACCTTAACTGTCGTCCCTCTTAGGAGAGGTTGTGCAATATCCACCAGTACAACAATCTTTAGGTATTATAACATTTCTCACTTGGTGGAAGATTGACCCTATTTTCTTTCCTACTTCTTTTGACATCCAGTGAACAGGAAGATTCCAAACTTGCACCCAGAGTGGTGTGAGATTAAAGGCTTTTTCATCATCTTCTATCCCCTCATACCATCTGTTCAACACGAGCAATTGATTATCCAGAATCCAAGGACCCCCCTTCATGACTCTATCCCTATCATTTTCCTTAGAAAGAATGAATTGGAAAAGATTCGGCCCTAACTCAGCCACTGTCAGGTCTCTTGGGTAACCCCAAGCTGTGGTAACAAAGTTCTTGACTCCTGTATAGTTTGCTACCTTCTCTCCCACGATCTTTCGAATCAAACTGCATTGACATTCTTTTATACCAAAAGCTAGCTCCTCTCTACCCACATCTGTTATCTGAAGTTCCTTACTCGAGAGAGAAAAGCTTTGCAGAATATCAGCTATATCCTCAGCCATGGGACTTAACACGAGATAGTGCTGGTATATCCCACACTCATACACCAATATTTCAAGGAAAACCCGACCAAACAACAAAGAAAGACAAGATAATATGCTTTTCTCTAGGTAAATGTCAACCTGGTAGGCAACTAAAGAGCAGAGGAGAATGCACCTAACTCTAATgcaaatgttttgaaaaccgaaCCGGActgaccggttgaaccgcgaacgTCATGTACCAGTCCAGTTCAATGGCATAGTTGACTTTGCCAGAAAACCAGTCGAACCGCAAAAATCGCTGAATCGGATTGAACCGGTGGTTTCCGGTTTtcaactttccttttttttttttaagttttgtaaAATGTAGTtatcaagattcgaactcaagacctttgtaatagaagagACTAATGTATTAaccgttgcaccatcacatcttattagttatttttgataacttatttatataaagcaaacactcatatttctttttttcatttttcttacaaaatctcatcctctcatggctctttttttttttaattttcaactctctctctctatcatcttttcttttgtcacttcctttttaatcaaacctctttatttttaatttattgatgttttcttccatcttttaattttgtttttgtccattaaattgaaaaaagttaaaaaataattatttttttaacccaaattatttaatgccacaaccactcacttttatctcattttttgtttcttatcaagtttacatttctattttcgattttcttgacttccttcgaGCTCCAAACTTTcgtttttaaattgcaatctctaaatctcaaaacataaattaaaatttaggttcacaatatctaaattctcatagacgtgaattttgtataatttcaaaatattgtgatatttttgggttgaatttagatataattgaaattgagatgaaatttatttgttttaacttataatttaaaaaatttatttttaaaaatccaagttattaaaaaatagtaaacttttcatcatataaagtattaaattagtccattacatgtcttattttgtacatatatatttatataaattatttttaaaaaaattcattgaaccgaggttgaaccggtccgaccggttgaacctcgaccctttcacttcaccagttcaattaacggtccgatttttaaaacattgctcTAATGCACCTACACTACAAGGCAAGAAAAGTTGAGGAAATGGCTGTGAGCTTACCTGTCTATCTCAGCAGCAACGCCATTGGTAATTCTTCTTATCACTTTGAGCTGGTATAGCATTTTGTAGAAACTTTAATGAGCCACACTATCCTATTTTGCTGTTTCACTCGACACTGGTCTTCAAAATCTGACCGTAATAAATCCTTCACTTTTTGATGACTTTATGGATCACACACTAAAGGATTCCGACAAGGTTTCTCGGGATATTGATTGTTTGGAAGCTTGAAGATTGCCTGAAAGTTTGAAAAGTTTTgaaacttttttgtttttttatcaaAGTTTTGAAACTTTTTGAACCTTTGAGTTACCAAGGGAAGCATAGCTCTCTTTTCTAGAGAGAAGGGGCCCCTACTAGAAAGAGGAAGTCCTGGCATTTCTTATTAGTTGTTACAGTAAATTTAGCATGCATATATGCCTTTTGTCAaaattcaatcatttcaaaatcTAGAAGGGAACTTCTAAAATACCTGcatcctccttttcttttttctttttccatctcTTGGCTTTGTATTCAGAATCAAATTGTGTTCAATTAGTTGGAATTTGCCTTTGGAGTTAAAAGGGATTTCCATTTTTTCCTAGGTATTCCACAGCTTGCATACCAAAAGCACAGAGGCGGAAGAAAACCTATGATTAAATCATACAACAGGTTTGTAAGAAAATGCCCACtctgaaaaaatgaaaagttgaatttcctattttcaaatttacatgcaaaaaatgaaaaacgaCATGCAAGAAATAGTCTACTATTTCGCAATGTTTCATAGTTATGAGAAATATATTACAAATAAATCCACATAAATGGTGGGAATAATAACTCAAATATGGTGGGACAAATAAACATATAGGGTGACCCCTGCGAGCTGAGATAACTAGctggtttatttaatttaatagtttGAATACAATAGTAAATCAATGCCATAGCTCAGATATTGACTAAATTTCTCCCCCTGAAGAATTCAACAGCATCTTTTAGGCTGACCTCCAAAGGAGTGAATTGAACTCCCAACCTTTTTGCCTTCTCATTGGAGGCTCTGTAGTTTGGGCTGATAAGGTTGGTATTGTTTGACATTCTGCTGTATGCTGGACAATACACAATTATGGCAAACATAAATAAAGCTTAGGTAATGAAAATGCAAATGTAACTGGACAATTGCCTCATATCTACTGTAGATTGTGCCTTTTTATGAAGTTTCAAAAGACCTTTTAAAAGATAACTTTAGTTGTGATAtgaatgaaattatttttttctaaaaaaagccTGAAATGGAATTTCTATTTTGGATACAAAGCCAATTTGGTGATATATCCCAGTCCAAAGAAGACCATCTTCTAGAAATCAACCTGAGAAAGAGCTTATTTTATGGAACATgagaccaaaagaaaaaaaaagaaggcagAAAGTTTAGGATTTAATGTCCTTTGTTAAGCTTAAAAGAGAGTATAAAAATATGTGATACATTTTGAACCTATACAAGGCCATCAGCAAAAGCCTGTAAAGACCTAAACAAGGAAAACAAGACTTACTTATCAGGAAATTGGTGATTTGGGTAATGCTAATGCAAAATCTTGATGATCTGAGAGGCATTTGCACATCTTTCAACCAGGCAATATCTTCCACTTGCAGAAGGGGTTTCAAGGTCAAGAACATGTGCATAGGCAACATCTCTAACATCAACCCAGCTACATGTTGCCTTAGGAAATGGTTCAACCCCTGCATTTGGCACCTAAGATCTTTAAACACATTGTTTTTGCAGGCTCTTCAGCGAACATAAGTGAAACTCTGCATACAATTAAATACAATGTTGTTTGCCATGAAAAGAGTCAAATTTAGAGGCCATGGCCTGCCTTCCAGAAGAAATGTTCTGTTTTAGTATCAGTAAAACCACAGAGGGGAGGGAGATGTGAGGAATGAACTAGTTGAGACAATTCAGATAATTGGTGAATAATAAGAAAGATTAATCCCAACAATCTACTAGTTAATCTGTCCCTGGAATTTCTCAGATTTAGAGTTAGGTTTCTCTTTCAAAGGaaagtttatttattttcttccaaaaagGATCAATTACAAGGCAAAAGAATAAACTACAAGCATGATAATACTAGTTGTCTCATACTTAAGAGTTAAATGGTGagacttgaagaaacttgtccCTTCACTCTCATCCAGATAGAAAAACAGAATTTATTCCTGTTGTTTTGTTCCAGAGAGTGAAATAGTAATCAATTCctgaaatttgtttcttgcCATTGTTGTACAAAGTGACTATTTGGGTCGAAGGAGTCATGGCGAATTGAAAGAATAATAAACAAGCTTTAGCAAGTAAAGTTTGTACAACATAAACAGTGACTACTCCTAACAAATTTTTCCTCACAATTACCACccaaaaatttcttttccttcctgtTAATCACATAGAACCTCAATGTTGTTGAAAGGAAGATGCACACAACGTGAATTTCAGATGAAAGATTGTACTGCAAACCTTTAAAACATCATAAGCTGGTCAGAGTTTATAGCTTGATATATCAGTTCACATTTTGACCTATGTCTGTCAATCATGTGATTAGCCAGCAGTGCCTTGAAATGTTATTAGTCATAAGTTTTTTGTTCTACTGTAACAAAGAAAGCTGTGGTGCATAATAAAGCTATAACTAACATAGATGGAAGAGTCGGTTAGACAATGATTACTAAGGTGattcaataaattttgaaacaaaccCTTTAATAGGTTGAGGAACAAAACAGTGCTCGAATTAACAGATGGCTGCAAGAGAGGACCAATGACCAATCCCGGATGAATTATAATCACATCAATGCCATGCTCCTTTGCAAATTTCCATGCAGCATTCTCGGCCATGGTTTTGAAAGTTCATACCAAGACAATCAACACCGAAAAATCACTAAATATTGGTAAGATGCTAGCAGAAAGTAATTAGATTTGTAAACTTTAAGAAGTAACATTATAAATTTCTACAAATTTGACAAAACCAGCAACTTACATCAGTTGAAACTATTATTGCTGTAGCTACAAAGCACAGAGTGAAAGTATCCACATTTCCCAGGACAAGCTATGCTACAAGTGAATAAGTAGATTTCTCAAGGATCTTAGGAATGGTGTAAACTTTCTATATTCAAGGAATGATGCAAAGCACCAGTGTCGACATATCCCGATCATCTGATCTCTTAATCCACAAGTTAACAGCAAAACTACCAGGGACCTTGACACTTTAACACATATAGCCATATTCATAATATTATAGCAGAAGTTCCTTTCCAATTGACCGACCAAATATTGCTCATCTAGGTGTGTATTCTCAGACAATAGTATAGAATTTGATCATGCAAGAGATGCATAATTAAGTAGGAAAACTTTCATATTGCTCTTTCCCCGACTATTCCACACTACATTATTAATTTTTCATTAAAGTTAAGTTGTTACTTAGATAGAAGGAAAGAAATGGACTGACCATTCTGGTTACAAAAATATCCTTCTTTTTGCCTATTAAAGTACCACCAAGTCATGAAGATCCTAACTTAATTATCTCCACAGCTGGGCTAACTCCTCATATGTGTTCCAATAACAAGTTAAAACTAAAGAATTCCAGCATTCCATATTAGATTTTACTGGAAGAAGACAGATAATATATGTACCTTTTGCTCCTCACAGTATGATGGATCGGAAAACCAACTTTCATCAACTACCACATCCTCCTTTAATTCTCTATTTTTTGAAACTGCAACCATAGAGGATGTTATAACTACTCTATTGACAGAAGAAGAATTTGCACATGACCGCAGCACATTCAGTGTTCCGCTTATTGCAGGTTCCAGTAGTTCTGCCTGTGAAATCAAACCAAGTAAAAAAGGAAGTCATTACCAGTCATAGGTAAGACTATGCTTTTAACCTGCAAAAAACTTATCATTCTGGTATTATGTTTGAGAATTTCACCACAAACGCTGTAAACCTACAGCTTTAGTTACTTAGCTAAAGGATGCATATAGTTGTCTTATCTCCTCTTGCTGCTAAAATAAGTTCTCAGGTcctttgttgttgttttttccCATATTTTTTGAGCTTTCACTGGGTGACAGGAACTTAAGACCAATAGAGGAACAACTGAAATAAGTCTCAGATGTGTCACCAATTAAACCGTTGGTACCAAATATCAACCGATGAAATTCTGTTCTGGCTTGAACAGGACAGACAGAAAATATAAAAGGTGTAGCTCCCATGAATCCTGCGAATAGATTTTAGCGTGAACACATAATGCATGTTGCAAT contains:
- the LOC113759551 gene encoding uncharacterized protein LOC113759551, translating into MAEDIADILQSFSLSSKELQITDVGREELAFGIKECQCSLIRKIVGEKVANYTGVKNFVTTAWGYPRDLTVAELGPNLFQFILSKENDRDRVMKGGPWILDNQLLVLNRWYEGIEDDEKAFNLTPLWVQVWNLPVHWMSKEVDDDCTARKKEVITKQNRRIQKPLRSPSERRQPLKEICINLDGQKYQGKRKSNDLDVVMENAEGETHCMKRNKSETTEESEKGGFEGERSIPNWTLGCK